From a single Georhizobium profundi genomic region:
- the phnC gene encoding phosphonate ABC transporter ATP-binding protein — protein MLEVDSLEKRYKTGDMALRGISFTVAKGQVVGLIGPSGAGKSSLIRCINRLVEPTGGAIRLNGLDLTKLSGGNLRQARRRIGMIFQEYALVERLTVMENVLSGRLGYVAFWRSFFRRFPQTDVDKAFQLLDRVGLQDHVDKRADALSGGQRQRVGIARALEQDPELLLVDEPTASLDPKTSRQIMRLICEVCRERDLPAIINIHDVVLAQMFVDRIIGLRAGAVVFDGPPTDLTDTALTEIYGEEDWHAMRKTREEDAADESETKAFEAERLAELV, from the coding sequence ATGCTTGAGGTGGACAGTCTCGAGAAGCGCTACAAAACGGGCGACATGGCGTTGCGCGGCATTTCTTTCACGGTTGCCAAGGGGCAGGTCGTTGGCCTCATCGGGCCTTCGGGCGCGGGCAAGTCATCACTTATCCGCTGCATCAACCGACTGGTGGAACCGACAGGCGGCGCCATTCGTCTGAACGGGCTCGATCTCACGAAGCTGTCCGGCGGCAATTTGCGCCAAGCGCGCAGGCGCATCGGCATGATCTTCCAGGAATATGCGCTGGTCGAGCGTCTGACCGTCATGGAGAACGTGCTGTCGGGCAGGCTCGGCTATGTCGCCTTCTGGCGCTCCTTCTTCCGGCGCTTTCCGCAGACGGATGTCGACAAGGCCTTCCAGCTTCTGGATCGTGTCGGGCTTCAGGATCACGTGGACAAGCGCGCGGATGCGCTTTCCGGCGGCCAGCGCCAGCGCGTCGGCATTGCGCGTGCGCTCGAGCAGGACCCGGAACTGCTGCTGGTCGACGAGCCGACCGCATCGCTCGATCCGAAGACATCGCGCCAGATCATGCGTCTCATCTGCGAAGTCTGCCGCGAGCGCGACCTTCCGGCGATCATCAACATTCACGATGTGGTGCTGGCCCAGATGTTCGTCGATCGCATCATCGGCCTGCGCGCCGGCGCGGTGGTGTTCGATGGTCCGCCGACGGATCTTACGGACACGGCGCTGACCGAGATTTACGGCGAAGAAGACTGGCATGCGATGCGCAAGACGCGCGAGGAAGATGCGGCTGACGAAAGCGAGACGAAGGCGTTTGAAGCCGAGCGTCTGGCGGAGCTGGTCTAG
- the phnE gene encoding phosphonate ABC transporter, permease protein PhnE, translating into MVSAVAPAASRRWRRPPVFIKSRFWRIAIYGGFFAYLVLALWSIDLDWTRIVQGLDRGRRFIEGFLTPDFTSRWRDIRQGMVESITMTVCASVVGILISIPIGIGAARNIAPWPVHAVCRSIIAISRAFQEIIIAILFVAMFGFGPFAGFLTLSFATIGFISKLLADDIEEVDEAQAEAIRATGAGWWQIVNYAIQPQVMPRLIGLSLYRVDINFRESSVIGIVGAGGIGATLNTSMERYDYDTAGAILILIIIFVMLAEYGSSHIRKRVQ; encoded by the coding sequence GTGGTCAGCGCAGTTGCACCCGCCGCTTCCCGCCGCTGGCGCCGGCCGCCGGTCTTCATCAAGAGCCGGTTCTGGCGCATTGCCATCTATGGCGGCTTTTTCGCCTATCTCGTGCTGGCGCTCTGGTCGATCGACCTTGACTGGACGCGCATCGTCCAAGGCCTCGACCGCGGCCGCCGCTTCATCGAAGGCTTTCTGACACCGGACTTCACGAGCCGCTGGCGCGACATTCGCCAGGGCATGGTGGAAAGCATCACCATGACGGTGTGTGCAAGCGTTGTCGGCATCCTCATTTCCATCCCGATCGGCATCGGCGCGGCGCGCAACATCGCGCCCTGGCCCGTCCATGCCGTATGCCGCAGCATCATCGCCATTTCTCGCGCGTTTCAGGAAATCATCATCGCGATCCTGTTCGTGGCCATGTTCGGGTTCGGGCCATTCGCCGGTTTTCTGACGCTCTCCTTCGCGACGATCGGATTCATCTCCAAGCTGCTTGCCGACGACATCGAGGAAGTCGATGAGGCGCAAGCCGAAGCCATCCGCGCCACCGGGGCCGGTTGGTGGCAGATCGTCAACTACGCGATCCAGCCGCAGGTCATGCCGCGACTGATCGGGCTTTCGCTCTACCGCGTCGACATCAATTTCCGTGAAAGTTCGGTCATCGGCATCGTCGGTGCAGGCGGCATCGGTGCCACGCTCAACACCTCGATGGAGCGATACGATTACGATACGGCGGGCGCGATCCTGATCCTGATCATCATCTTCGTCATGTTGGCCGAATACGGCTCAAGCCACATCCGCAAGAGGGTGCAGTGA
- the phnE gene encoding phosphonate ABC transporter, permease protein PhnE translates to MPIGSNAADNTWSKHTRRGEWMIWGGWFALAVVFVLSWQVMNERTIWAFVEDAPRQGADLLSRSWPPRWDYLGNLWQPLWDTLNMATLGTLLGTAMAVPLAFMAARNTSPSLLFLRPVALFIIVASRSINSLIWALLLVAIIGPGILAGIIAIALRSIGFVGKLLYESIEEIDETQVEAVRATGAGQLQLIDYAIVPQVLPAFVGMTIFRWDINIRESTILGLVGASGIGLQLQGSLNTLAWSQVSVIFAVILLTVIVAEWVSSKVRRAII, encoded by the coding sequence ATGCCGATTGGATCGAACGCCGCCGATAACACCTGGTCGAAGCACACCCGTCGGGGCGAATGGATGATCTGGGGCGGCTGGTTCGCACTCGCGGTCGTCTTCGTCCTGTCCTGGCAGGTGATGAACGAGCGGACGATCTGGGCGTTCGTCGAGGATGCTCCGCGCCAAGGCGCCGACCTTCTCTCGCGCTCCTGGCCGCCGCGCTGGGATTATCTCGGAAATCTTTGGCAGCCGCTTTGGGACACATTGAACATGGCGACGCTCGGCACGCTGCTGGGTACGGCCATGGCCGTGCCGTTGGCGTTCATGGCGGCGCGCAATACCTCGCCGAGCCTGCTCTTCTTGCGGCCGGTCGCGCTGTTCATCATTGTCGCTTCGCGCTCGATCAATTCGTTGATCTGGGCGTTGCTGCTCGTCGCGATCATCGGTCCGGGCATTCTCGCCGGAATCATCGCCATCGCGCTTCGATCCATCGGATTTGTGGGCAAGCTGCTTTACGAGTCGATCGAGGAAATCGACGAGACGCAGGTGGAGGCCGTTCGTGCGACAGGAGCGGGCCAGCTGCAGCTGATCGATTATGCGATCGTGCCGCAGGTGCTTCCCGCATTCGTCGGCATGACGATTTTCCGCTGGGACATCAACATCCGTGAATCCACAATCCTCGGGCTGGTGGGTGCCAGCGGCATCGGGCTGCAACTCCAGGGGTCGCTCAACACGCTCGCCTGGTCCCAGGTCTCGGTGATCTTCGCTGTCATTCTTCTGACGGTGATCGTCGCGGAATGGGTGTCGTCCAAGGTTCGCCGCGCCATCATCTGA